The following are encoded in a window of Sutcliffiella horikoshii genomic DNA:
- a CDS encoding glycosyltransferase yields the protein MIKNLAVVSIFGFKKMSVNVIDWFLYTFLSESKKKHLSNLLTNKQKSSIKNAISPGQKRKSLREIERLKHKLNSLGFTEKALEELKYICANAEDIFKRKLASWEIATWYANQYTKESALLCLQYLEIAIKKEKDKDLIRRAAILSAESYRLLGELEAAREVLTNVLKKQKHEDLYLALASIETSSSKKLVWINKAFDLYDYSQVKLKQNASPLYDQLSSDSKQTSLSSGPKVTVIVPAYNAEDLIETSINSLRNQTWSNIEILVVDDCSSDATVRIVEEYARLDARISLIKAPTNGGAYASRNLALKQATGEFITINDADDWSHPQKIETQVVHLLKHSDIVGNFSQQARTTNNLTFYRRGKPGIYAFPNMSSFMFRKETVFSKIGYWDSVRFGGDSEYVKRIKKVFGEKSIVSLKTGPLSFQRQSETSLTGHSAFGFPGFFMGARKEYAEAHDYYHEMNGNNLFYDFPLKKRLFPVPEPMKPDRMKNTKHFDVIIASEFRLLGGTNMSNAEEIKAQKKIGLKTGLIQMNRFDINTVGATNLKIRELIDGETVQMIVYGEEVSCDVLIIRHPPVLQEFQRYIPNVKADSIHVIINQPPKRDYGDSGVTLYDFETCATNLYEYFGKNAYWYPIGPKVREVLDEFHKEELVNIKLMPIDWSNIIDVIKWKREKRPQHANRIRIGRHSRDQYVKWPESSQGILQVYSNDFDVKILGGAKSPKKILGEIPPNWTVYEFGEITPQAFLKELDVFVYYTHKDWVEAFGRVIFEAMATGVPVIIPPFYEELFQEAAIYAEPEEVKDKIHLLMNDRELYDDQVEKGLDYLEKHFGYSTHASRLEKFLHGREQ from the coding sequence GTGATAAAAAATCTGGCGGTGGTCTCAATTTTCGGTTTTAAAAAAATGTCGGTCAATGTTATCGATTGGTTCCTATATACATTCTTAAGTGAAAGCAAAAAAAAACACTTATCCAACTTACTAACAAATAAGCAAAAAAGCTCCATTAAAAATGCTATTTCTCCAGGACAGAAAAGAAAATCATTAAGAGAAATTGAAAGATTAAAACATAAACTTAATAGTTTGGGTTTTACAGAAAAAGCACTCGAAGAACTAAAATATATATGTGCAAATGCAGAAGATATTTTCAAGCGCAAATTAGCATCTTGGGAAATAGCTACATGGTATGCAAATCAATATACTAAAGAAAGCGCATTGTTATGTTTGCAATATCTAGAAATAGCAATAAAAAAAGAGAAAGATAAAGATTTAATTAGAAGAGCTGCAATACTTTCTGCGGAAAGTTACAGACTTCTAGGTGAACTAGAAGCCGCCAGAGAGGTTTTAACTAATGTCTTAAAAAAGCAAAAGCACGAAGACTTGTATTTAGCATTAGCAAGTATTGAAACCTCCTCTTCAAAGAAGTTAGTTTGGATTAACAAAGCATTCGATTTATATGACTATTCACAGGTTAAACTTAAGCAGAATGCTTCACCATTATATGATCAATTAAGTAGTGATTCTAAACAAACATCACTATCATCCGGGCCGAAAGTGACAGTTATTGTACCTGCATATAATGCAGAAGATCTAATTGAAACTTCCATTAATTCTTTGCGAAATCAAACGTGGAGTAATATTGAAATATTGGTAGTTGATGATTGTTCTAGTGATGCTACAGTGAGAATAGTTGAAGAGTATGCGAGGCTTGATGCAAGGATTAGTCTAATAAAGGCTCCTACAAATGGAGGGGCATATGCCTCAAGAAATCTAGCTTTAAAACAAGCGACTGGTGAATTTATTACTATTAATGATGCAGACGATTGGTCTCATCCTCAAAAAATTGAAACCCAGGTTGTCCATCTTCTTAAACACTCAGATATAGTGGGTAATTTTTCTCAGCAGGCGAGAACTACAAACAATCTAACTTTTTATAGAAGAGGTAAGCCTGGGATATACGCTTTTCCTAACATGTCTTCTTTTATGTTTAGAAAAGAGACTGTATTCTCCAAAATAGGCTATTGGGATTCCGTAAGGTTCGGAGGGGATTCTGAATATGTTAAAAGAATTAAGAAGGTATTTGGTGAGAAGTCAATTGTATCTTTAAAAACTGGCCCTTTATCTTTCCAACGGCAATCAGAAACTTCCCTGACAGGTCATTCTGCTTTTGGATTCCCTGGCTTTTTTATGGGAGCGCGGAAAGAATATGCTGAGGCACATGATTACTATCATGAAATGAATGGTAATAACTTATTCTATGATTTCCCACTTAAAAAACGTTTGTTTCCAGTACCTGAACCCATGAAGCCAGATAGAATGAAAAATACAAAGCATTTTGATGTTATTATCGCCTCAGAATTCCGATTATTAGGTGGCACTAACATGTCTAATGCGGAGGAAATAAAAGCACAAAAAAAGATAGGGTTAAAAACCGGTCTCATTCAAATGAATCGATTTGATATAAATACGGTTGGAGCAACTAACTTAAAGATCCGGGAGTTAATAGATGGAGAAACTGTCCAAATGATTGTCTACGGAGAAGAAGTTAGTTGTGATGTTCTCATTATAAGACATCCCCCTGTCTTACAAGAATTTCAACGTTATATACCAAACGTTAAAGCAGATAGTATACATGTAATTATTAATCAACCTCCAAAAAGGGATTATGGGGATTCTGGTGTAACCCTGTACGACTTTGAAACTTGCGCAACTAACTTATATGAATATTTCGGCAAAAATGCTTATTGGTATCCGATTGGACCAAAAGTAAGAGAGGTATTGGATGAGTTTCATAAAGAAGAGTTAGTAAATATTAAACTAATGCCCATAGATTGGTCAAATATTATAGATGTTATAAAGTGGAAAAGAGAGAAGCGGCCACAGCATGCAAACAGAATTCGGATTGGACGCCATTCTCGTGATCAGTATGTTAAATGGCCAGAGTCTAGTCAAGGAATATTACAGGTTTATTCTAACGACTTTGATGTTAAAATACTTGGTGGTGCAAAGTCGCCTAAAAAAATATTAGGTGAAATACCTCCAAATTGGACGGTATATGAATTTGGAGAGATTACTCCCCAAGCTTTCTTAAAAGAACTAGATGTGTTTGTTTATTATACACATAAAGATTGGGTGGAGGCATTTGGAAGAGTTATTTTTGAAGCTATGGCAACAGGCGTACCAGTAATTATTCCACCCTTTTATGAGGAACTTTTTCAAGAAGCTGCAATATATGCAGAACCTGAAGAGGTGAAAGATAAAATACACCTTCTAATGAATGACCGTGAATTATATGATGACCAGGTGGAAAAAGGATTGGATTACTTGGAAAAACATTTTGGATATTCTACACACGCTTCAAGATTGGAGAAATTTCTTCATGGAAGAGAGCAATGA
- a CDS encoding glycosyltransferase, with translation MDFKDKKVVHITTVHHPLDPRIYYKECLSLHKAGFDVTLIVPEEEDVQVESPINILSIKKRKSRIKRVVLSTLEALKQARSLNADIYHIHDPELLLVAWLLKKKGNVVVYDIHEDYETSIMQKEYLKKPIRLLMSKGFKFAEKVLSFNLELCLAEKYYKEKYPNGECVLNYPIIEENTIKTEYKLKRNNNSTAKLIYTGNISQDRGAAIHAQLPSLDEKISVHFFGKCPNSLAREMNEIAGNKKDRLFIEGKGRYVPKDEIDLQYQNGEWLAGLALFPPTEHYMKKELTKFFEYMSAGLPIICSDFPAWKELVEKYNCGIAVNPLDNNQIKEAIEYLKNNPEEAERMGINGQQAVKKHLNWDNEASKLQEWYGEILERNVFPELSYRFKRSKMALIKQKSH, from the coding sequence ATGGATTTTAAAGATAAAAAGGTAGTTCATATTACAACTGTGCATCATCCATTAGATCCAAGGATTTATTATAAGGAATGTCTGTCTCTACACAAAGCGGGGTTTGATGTCACTCTTATTGTACCAGAGGAAGAGGATGTACAGGTTGAAAGCCCTATTAATATCTTATCGATTAAAAAGAGAAAATCGCGTATTAAGCGAGTAGTTTTATCAACTTTAGAAGCATTAAAACAAGCCCGCAGTCTAAATGCTGATATTTACCATATCCATGATCCTGAATTGCTTTTGGTTGCGTGGTTGTTGAAGAAAAAGGGGAACGTTGTAGTCTACGATATACATGAAGACTATGAAACTAGTATTATGCAAAAGGAATATCTAAAGAAGCCAATTAGACTATTAATGTCTAAGGGTTTTAAATTTGCTGAAAAAGTACTCTCTTTCAACTTAGAATTATGTCTAGCAGAGAAATATTATAAAGAAAAGTATCCAAATGGTGAATGTGTTCTTAACTATCCTATAATAGAAGAAAACACAATAAAAACTGAATATAAGTTAAAAAGAAACAACAATTCAACTGCTAAATTGATTTATACAGGAAATATATCTCAAGATAGGGGTGCCGCTATACATGCGCAATTACCTTCTTTGGATGAAAAAATCTCGGTTCACTTCTTTGGTAAATGCCCGAACAGTTTAGCAAGGGAAATGAATGAAATAGCCGGAAACAAAAAAGACAGACTCTTCATTGAAGGAAAGGGAAGGTATGTACCTAAGGATGAAATTGATCTCCAATATCAAAATGGAGAATGGTTGGCAGGGCTAGCTTTATTCCCACCAACAGAGCACTATATGAAAAAGGAACTAACGAAATTCTTTGAATATATGAGTGCGGGCCTTCCTATTATTTGTTCTGATTTTCCGGCTTGGAAAGAGCTTGTGGAAAAATATAATTGTGGAATAGCAGTAAACCCTCTTGATAACAACCAAATTAAAGAGGCAATAGAATACCTGAAAAATAATCCTGAAGAAGCTGAAAGAATGGGCATTAATGGCCAACAAGCTGTTAAAAAGCATTTAAATTGGGATAATGAAGCTTCAAAACTACAGGAGTGGTATGGAGAAATATTAGAGCGAAACGTCTTCCCTGAGCTTTCGTATCGCTTCAAAAGAAGTAAAATGGCATTAATTAAGCAAAAATCTCATTAA
- a CDS encoding glycosyltransferase → MGAGGAARTLLNIINNLDRERFSPVLVTLNYEGSYETELKSDVKVIKLNTKRLSRSIFSLSKLIRTEEIDIVFSTIPRVNTIAIIANLLSFSKAKNVIREADNLGGSFTENLRLLAFGAIYKLSSQIISLSEGVKVNLINRYKVKADRIKVIYNPIDLAVIKNKLTEAEICPMHRYIFTKGDCKTIMTAGRLVPQKDHKTLLKAFSIVVKDLNCRLVILGEGPLKNELIEYAKELGVHGNVHFVGFQKNPYTYMRESDLFVLSSIHEGFSHVIAEALATGLPVVSTNCLSGPEEVLDKGKYGVLCEVADEESLAREMLRVLTLAPKSYKKMVDQGYTRAKEFNAEIIVKKYEEVFCDVISYHKRDNH, encoded by the coding sequence ATGGGTGCAGGTGGAGCAGCACGTACGCTCCTTAATATTATCAATAATCTGGATCGGGAAAGGTTCAGCCCTGTACTGGTGACTTTAAATTATGAAGGTTCTTATGAAACAGAATTAAAGTCAGATGTGAAGGTAATAAAATTAAATACAAAAAGGTTAAGTAGATCTATATTCAGTCTATCAAAGTTAATTAGAACCGAAGAAATAGATATTGTTTTCAGTACCATCCCGAGAGTTAATACAATTGCGATTATTGCAAACTTACTATCGTTTTCCAAAGCAAAAAATGTAATAAGAGAAGCTGATAATCTTGGAGGTAGTTTTACTGAGAATTTAAGGCTATTGGCATTTGGTGCTATTTATAAATTATCATCTCAAATAATATCTCTTTCTGAAGGCGTGAAAGTTAATTTAATTAATCGATATAAAGTAAAAGCGGATAGAATTAAAGTAATATATAACCCTATAGACCTAGCTGTGATTAAAAATAAACTCACAGAGGCGGAAATATGTCCTATGCATAGGTATATTTTCACAAAAGGAGATTGTAAAACTATTATGACCGCGGGTAGATTAGTTCCCCAAAAGGATCACAAAACATTACTTAAAGCTTTTTCCATAGTAGTAAAAGACTTGAATTGTAGGTTGGTTATCCTTGGAGAAGGACCTCTCAAAAATGAATTGATAGAATACGCAAAAGAGTTAGGGGTTCACGGTAATGTTCATTTTGTTGGGTTTCAAAAAAATCCTTATACATATATGAGAGAATCCGACCTTTTTGTTTTATCTTCCATCCATGAGGGGTTCAGTCACGTGATTGCTGAGGCCTTGGCCACAGGACTTCCGGTTGTTTCAACTAATTGCTTGTCTGGGCCAGAAGAAGTGTTGGATAAAGGGAAATACGGAGTGCTTTGTGAAGTTGCAGACGAAGAGAGCTTAGCAAGGGAGATGCTAAGAGTTCTTACACTTGCACCTAAGTCTTATAAAAAAATGGTTGATCAAGGTTATACAAGGGCAAAAGAATTTAATGCGGAAATTATCGTAAAAAAATACGAAGAAGTATTTTGTGATGTAATAAGTTATCATAAAAGGGATAATCACTGA
- a CDS encoding SH3 domain-containing protein: MKQLVLCVLLIFSLIIQPKQINAALPVTPLYTTEQAIELYNQNLADYESNERLLINQYREKYGHLENSLAGKVIERAIWYMENGYSVYGHGLLSYHYHGVMDCSEFTKLVFGDFNFIITDVSRNYATVGTPVEGVKPINIDGKWKLEGMENLRIGDILTWWDFEEDGTKYISHVAIYMGELNGQPAVIGTAPDNPTALGIINNFDYWFGENLFSVQRVLPEGSTDPTKEFSKHIEKEPVIPESYVLPPQNEIIIPEVPEQPVNTNPIVMTNYGWVSVYELPSINSGKLGNLQFGEEAPYIRQYNKYWYEIQFENQVGYITTNSKYTNLKNEEPVEEIDYDGPVIMTNGEWVGVFKGPSLKSERLGNLSDTEKAPLIRKYNNWWYEVKYNGETGYITTNTKYTKLIGELPEEEYEGPVIKTTGGWVSIFGSPSTSSKKLGALEGHEVVGVISQYNNWWYEVEYNGKTGYITTNTKYTKLIGEIPEEEYDSPVIKTTGGWVSIFGNPSTSSEKLGVLEGQQAVTVLSQYNDWWYEVEYNGKTGYITTNTKYTQLIGEIPEEEYEGPVIKTTGGWVSIFGSPSTSAEKLGVLEGHQAVTVLSQYNNWWYEVEYNGKTGYITTNTKYTQLIGEIPEEVYEGPVVKTNGGWVTIYGSPSTGGEKLGILEGSQSVPLIEKYNSWWYKVDYNGTYGFITTNTKYTLVISN; encoded by the coding sequence GTGAAGCAACTAGTTTTATGCGTACTTTTAATTTTTTCTCTTATTATTCAGCCAAAACAAATTAATGCTGCATTACCTGTTACACCTCTGTATACAACAGAACAAGCAATAGAACTTTATAATCAAAATCTTGCTGATTATGAGTCTAACGAACGTTTACTTATTAATCAATATCGTGAAAAATACGGACATTTAGAAAATAGTTTAGCGGGTAAGGTAATAGAAAGAGCAATTTGGTATATGGAGAATGGTTATTCTGTTTATGGCCATGGATTGCTGTCATATCATTATCATGGAGTGATGGACTGTTCAGAGTTTACAAAACTAGTTTTTGGTGATTTTAATTTTATCATTACAGATGTTTCAAGAAACTATGCAACGGTAGGCACCCCTGTAGAGGGAGTTAAACCTATTAATATAGATGGAAAATGGAAATTAGAAGGTATGGAAAATCTTCGAATAGGTGATATTTTAACGTGGTGGGACTTTGAAGAAGATGGTACGAAGTATATATCGCATGTAGCGATTTATATGGGAGAACTAAATGGGCAACCTGCTGTAATTGGAACTGCGCCCGATAACCCAACTGCACTTGGAATAATTAATAACTTTGATTACTGGTTTGGGGAGAACCTTTTTTCTGTTCAAAGAGTCCTACCAGAAGGTTCGACGGACCCTACTAAGGAATTTTCCAAACATATTGAAAAAGAGCCTGTTATTCCTGAAAGTTATGTGTTGCCTCCTCAAAATGAAATAATTATACCAGAAGTACCTGAGCAACCTGTAAACACAAATCCAATAGTCATGACAAATTATGGTTGGGTATCAGTTTACGAATTACCAAGTATTAATAGTGGTAAATTAGGGAACCTGCAATTTGGGGAAGAGGCTCCATATATAAGACAATATAACAAATACTGGTATGAAATTCAGTTTGAAAATCAAGTAGGATACATAACTACTAATTCTAAATATACTAATCTTAAGAATGAAGAACCTGTAGAAGAGATAGATTATGATGGTCCTGTAATTATGACTAATGGTGAATGGGTAGGAGTGTTTAAAGGGCCTAGTCTAAAAAGTGAAAGGCTTGGTAATTTAAGTGATACTGAGAAAGCTCCTCTTATTAGGAAATACAACAACTGGTGGTATGAAGTTAAATACAATGGTGAAACTGGCTATATTACAACAAATACGAAATATACGAAGTTGATTGGAGAGTTACCGGAAGAGGAATATGAAGGTCCGGTAATTAAGACAACTGGTGGATGGGTAAGTATCTTTGGGAGCCCAAGTACTAGCAGTAAAAAATTAGGAGCATTAGAAGGTCATGAAGTAGTAGGGGTGATTTCTCAATACAACAACTGGTGGTATGAAGTAGAATACAATGGTAAAACTGGCTATATTACAACAAATACAAAGTATACAAAGTTAATCGGTGAAATACCGGAAGAGGAATATGATAGTCCGGTAATCAAGACAACTGGTGGATGGGTAAGTATCTTTGGGAATCCAAGTACTAGTAGTGAAAAACTAGGTGTATTAGAAGGCCAGCAAGCAGTAACGGTACTTTCTCAATACAATGACTGGTGGTATGAAGTAGAATACAATGGCAAAACAGGTTATATCACGACAAATACGAAATATACACAGTTGATCGGTGAGATACCGGAAGAGGAATATGAAGGTCCGGTAATTAAGACAACTGGTGGATGGGTAAGTATCTTTGGGAGCCCGAGTACTAGTGCCGAAAAATTAGGAGTATTAGAAGGCCATCAAGCAGTAACGGTACTTTCTCAATACAATAACTGGTGGTATGAAGTAGAATACAATGGCAAAACCGGCTATATCACGACAAATACGAAATATACACAGTTGATTGGTGAGATACCTGAAGAGGTATATGAAGGACCAGTAGTAAAGACAAATGGTGGCTGGGTAACAATATACGGAAGTCCTAGTACAGGTGGTGAAAAATTAGGAATTTTAGAAGGAAGTCAAAGTGTGCCATTAATTGAAAAATATAATAGCTGGTGGTATAAGGTAGACTACAACGGAACATACGGATTTATAACAACAAACACGAAATATACATTGGTAATTTCAAATTAA
- a CDS encoding nucleotide sugar dehydrogenase: MNKKIAVVGLGYVGLPVAVEFGKSHRIIGFDINEHRINTLKQRIDYTNEVSPEELAKADIDFTMDASALKAADFIIVAVPTPINQNNQPDLTPLVKASETVGSNLSKGAIVVYESTVYPGATEEVCLPILEERSGLKGGEDFFIGYSPERINPGDKERTFRTITKVVSGQNEEILEEVAAVYNSVVEAGVYRASSIKVAEAAKVIENTQRDVNIALMNELALIFDRLDIDTEEVLKAAGTKWNFLPFSPGLVGGHCIGVDPYYLTSKAESVGYHPEVILSGRRINGNMGKFIATSLIKQMIHKKMTIQGAKVTILGLTFKENVPDLRNSRVIDVIDELKEFGIEVQVTDALSEKEDAYKEYGIELIDYDALEPADAVIFAVPHTVYVEKGWSQFGTLLKDGKGVVVDIKSKLPKEECPEGVTLWRL, encoded by the coding sequence ATGAACAAGAAGATTGCTGTAGTCGGATTAGGTTACGTGGGATTACCTGTAGCGGTGGAATTCGGCAAAAGCCATAGAATTATTGGATTTGATATAAATGAACATAGAATAAACACCTTGAAACAAAGAATAGACTATACGAACGAGGTATCACCTGAAGAACTTGCAAAAGCGGATATTGATTTCACAATGGATGCGTCTGCTCTAAAAGCGGCAGACTTCATTATTGTTGCAGTACCAACTCCAATCAATCAAAACAATCAACCAGACTTGACGCCGCTTGTCAAAGCTTCTGAAACAGTTGGTAGCAACCTGTCAAAAGGAGCTATTGTGGTATATGAATCCACCGTTTATCCTGGTGCGACAGAAGAAGTTTGCTTGCCGATCTTAGAAGAGCGTTCTGGCTTAAAAGGAGGAGAAGACTTTTTCATTGGCTATTCTCCTGAACGAATAAATCCTGGTGACAAAGAACGTACTTTTAGAACAATTACAAAGGTTGTTTCAGGTCAGAATGAAGAGATTTTGGAAGAAGTGGCAGCTGTTTATAATTCAGTAGTAGAAGCTGGTGTGTACCGTGCAAGCTCTATCAAAGTTGCAGAAGCTGCTAAGGTTATAGAAAACACGCAACGTGATGTCAATATTGCTCTTATGAATGAACTAGCACTAATCTTTGACCGCCTTGATATTGACACGGAAGAAGTACTAAAGGCAGCAGGTACAAAATGGAACTTCCTGCCGTTCTCTCCTGGCCTTGTTGGAGGGCATTGTATTGGAGTAGACCCATACTATCTGACATCTAAAGCAGAAAGTGTTGGCTATCACCCAGAAGTTATTCTATCTGGCCGCCGTATCAACGGTAACATGGGGAAGTTTATTGCAACTTCTCTTATTAAACAAATGATACACAAAAAAATGACCATCCAAGGTGCAAAAGTAACCATCCTTGGACTGACGTTCAAAGAGAATGTCCCGGATCTGCGCAACTCTCGAGTAATCGATGTAATTGATGAACTAAAAGAGTTCGGCATTGAGGTGCAAGTTACGGACGCATTATCTGAAAAGGAAGATGCTTACAAAGAGTATGGAATTGAATTAATTGACTACGATGCACTTGAGCCGGCCGATGCTGTTATTTTCGCAGTTCCACATACGGTTTATGTAGAGAAAGGCTGGAGTCAATTTGGAACGCTCCTGAAAGACGGCAAAGGAGTCGTTGTAGATATAAAAAGTAAATTGCCAAAAGAGGAATGCCCTGAAGGGGTTACTCTTTGGAGGTTATAA
- a CDS encoding LytR family transcriptional regulator has translation MFKKKWFVFLVSILGIATIGVGIFAFSVYKSLESTVTSMHTPLERPSSEKRPSEVDFSQKDPLAFLILGVDERPGDKGRSDSMIVLTVNPNDKSMQMVSIPRDTRTEIIGKGFDDKINHAYAFGGPEMSIATVENFLDIPIDYFVQVNMESFKDIVDAVGGVTVNNKLEFSQSGHHFPLGEIELNGEEALSFSRMRKLDSDFGRQQRQRDIIQGVINKGASISSVTKFDDILDVLGNNVRTNLTFNEMIDIQSNYKEARHNLSQHQLTGSGTRINNIYYLIVAEKDRLEISNQLKKHLELDSEIASNN, from the coding sequence ATGTTCAAGAAAAAATGGTTCGTTTTTTTAGTTAGTATTTTAGGCATTGCTACTATAGGGGTTGGAATTTTTGCTTTCAGTGTCTATAAATCTCTCGAAAGTACTGTAACTTCCATGCATACCCCATTAGAAAGACCAAGTTCTGAAAAAAGGCCTTCTGAAGTTGATTTCAGCCAAAAAGACCCTTTAGCATTCCTAATTCTAGGAGTGGACGAAAGACCTGGCGATAAAGGGCGCTCAGATTCCATGATCGTATTGACAGTAAACCCGAACGATAAATCAATGCAGATGGTCAGCATTCCTCGTGATACAAGAACGGAGATTATCGGAAAAGGATTTGACGACAAAATTAATCATGCTTATGCATTTGGTGGACCGGAAATGTCCATAGCGACTGTAGAGAATTTTTTAGATATCCCGATTGATTATTTTGTCCAAGTCAACATGGAAAGCTTTAAAGATATTGTAGATGCCGTTGGCGGAGTAACCGTAAACAATAAACTAGAGTTCAGTCAGAGCGGACATCATTTTCCATTAGGGGAAATTGAGCTGAATGGTGAAGAAGCATTAAGTTTTTCTCGCATGCGTAAATTAGATAGCGACTTTGGTCGCCAACAAAGACAACGAGATATTATTCAAGGTGTAATCAACAAAGGTGCTTCCATCTCTTCGGTCACTAAGTTTGATGATATTCTTGACGTCTTGGGTAACAATGTTCGAACAAACCTAACTTTCAATGAAATGATCGATATCCAGAGTAATTATAAAGAGGCACGTCATAACCTTTCCCAACATCAATTAACAGGGTCAGGCACAAGAATTAATAATATCTATTATCTAATTGTGGCAGAAAAAGACCGTCTCGAAATTTCTAACCAATTGAAAAAACATCTTGAACTTGATTCAGAAATCGCTAGTAATAACTAA
- a CDS encoding tyrosine-protein phosphatase, producing the protein MIDVHCHILPAADDGARHMTESLEMARAAVKEGITKIVATPHHNNGQYMNSKIEILEKVKELNERLAKEGINITILPGQECRISGELFEQYERDELLTINNTDRYVFIELPSSQVPLYTEKIIYDIQLKGLTPIIVHPERNAELIENPEKIYQLVKKGACTQVTAASIAGKFGKKIKKFSLDLIDANLTHLVASDAHNLKNRNFHMTEAYRVIEKECGTEAKFLLMENAELLVEGSMIVKEIPERIKKKKLFGLLG; encoded by the coding sequence ATGATTGATGTTCATTGCCATATACTTCCGGCTGCTGATGATGGAGCAAGACATATGACTGAGAGCCTGGAGATGGCCAGGGCTGCTGTGAAAGAGGGAATAACCAAAATAGTTGCTACTCCCCATCATAATAATGGGCAATACATGAATTCGAAAATAGAGATCTTGGAAAAGGTTAAGGAGCTTAACGAGCGATTAGCCAAGGAAGGTATTAATATAACTATTCTACCAGGACAGGAATGCCGAATTTCAGGGGAACTATTTGAACAATATGAAAGAGATGAGTTGCTAACTATTAACAATACAGATAGGTATGTTTTTATCGAACTCCCTTCGAGCCAAGTGCCTCTTTATACGGAAAAAATCATTTATGATATCCAGTTAAAAGGATTAACTCCTATCATTGTGCACCCTGAGCGAAATGCAGAATTGATTGAAAACCCAGAAAAGATATATCAATTAGTGAAAAAGGGTGCCTGTACACAGGTGACAGCTGCGAGTATAGCAGGTAAGTTCGGGAAGAAGATTAAGAAGTTTTCTCTGGACTTAATAGACGCAAACCTTACCCATCTGGTCGCATCTGATGCGCATAACCTTAAGAATAGAAATTTTCATATGACTGAGGCATATAGGGTTATAGAAAAAGAGTGTGGAACCGAGGCGAAATTTCTACTAATGGAAAATGCAGAACTGTTAGTGGAAGGTTCGATGATCGTGAAGGAAATCCCTGAGAGAATTAAAAAGAAGAAGTTGTTCGGCTTATTAGGATGA
- a CDS encoding class D sortase, whose amino-acid sequence MKRRQDKLKKGMIVAFLFIVTGISFIGYGLFEKISMDRKTEAALKDAVSITKGMVGEKDTPDKKDRPKKPDDFAPETGEVVGLLKIPRLEAELPIVEGTDPAELEKGVGHYKGASYPGEVGQNVLSGHRDTVFLRLGELEIGDKFYVNMPYGEYMYEIYDSKIVDEDDRTVITLQKEKEDLLLTTCYPFTLTGAAPERYILYAKPVDSR is encoded by the coding sequence ATGAAGAGGAGACAGGACAAGTTGAAAAAAGGAATGATTGTAGCATTTCTGTTTATTGTTACCGGTATTTCCTTTATAGGGTATGGCCTATTTGAAAAAATCAGTATGGATAGAAAAACGGAGGCGGCCCTTAAAGATGCTGTTTCTATAACTAAGGGAATGGTGGGCGAAAAGGATACACCAGATAAAAAAGACCGTCCGAAAAAGCCCGATGATTTTGCACCTGAGACAGGAGAAGTAGTCGGACTGCTGAAAATACCTAGACTTGAAGCCGAGCTGCCAATAGTAGAAGGAACGGACCCTGCAGAGCTGGAAAAGGGAGTAGGGCACTATAAAGGTGCATCTTATCCAGGTGAAGTGGGGCAAAACGTGTTATCAGGGCATAGAGATACTGTTTTCCTTCGCTTGGGTGAACTGGAAATCGGTGATAAATTTTATGTGAATATGCCATATGGGGAATATATGTATGAAATCTATGACTCTAAGATAGTGGATGAAGATGACAGAACAGTTATTACCCTTCAAAAGGAAAAGGAAGATCTGCTTCTCACCACATGTTATCCCTTTACTCTAACTGGTGCGGCGCCGGAAAGATATATTTTATATGCAAAACCTGTTGATTCAAGATAA